The segment TCAGAATCTTTTTTGAAGTTAAAGGGAGGAAACTCTTCGGTATAGCCCTTCCAAACCGACTCTGCCGGCGCTTGGGAAGATATTATTAGCGACAGAATAACGAGCCATAACCGCATAAACAAAAGTAAACATGCTTTAGTCGTCAAAGCAATCGGAAAGGCCCATGCTCTCGAGGGTTAGAAATAAAAAAGGCACTGATTCAACATCAGTGCCTTTTATTCAATTAAAATTCAAACAATGACAAAACTAGATCGTGATCACTTTTTTGTAAGCTGTCAGACGTTTTTCCAAATCACCCAAAGTGACTTTTTCCAAAGCCTTCACAGAGAAATCCTGGATCGTATGGCTCGCCATCATAGAACCCATGATACAAGCTTGTTTCAAGTTTTCTACCGTCGGAACATTCTTTTGCGCAGCCAAGTAACCGAAGAAGCCACCTGCGAAAGTGTCACCGGCGCCAGTTGGATCGATCACTGTTGGAATCGGCATTGCTGGCAAGATGAAGTAACCTTCTTCTTTGGTGTACATAGCAAATCCATACTCACCACGTTTAATAACAACAGCAGAAGGACCCATCGCGGTGATCATCGGAGCCGCTGAAATTGCGTTCGCAGCGCCCGTCAGCATTTTTGCTTCACCTTCATTGATCAATACCAAGTTCACTTTTTTAACAACTTCAAGAAGGGCTTCCTTCTTGATAGAGATCCAGAAGTTCATCGTGTCCATGCCTACGAATTTAGGTTGTTTCACCTGCTCTAGAACTTGCAGTTGCAATTCAGGGGCGATATTTGCCAAGAACACGAAAGATGAATCTTTGAAATGCTCTGGCAATTGCGGATTGAAATCTGCAAACACGTTCAAATCCGTTTGCAAAGTCTTCGCCTCATTCATATCGCCTTCATAAGAACCAGCCCAGTGGAAAGTCTTTCCTGGAACCTTAGACAGACCCGCTAGATCAACACCGCGGTTGTTCAACATGTCGTAGTCTTTTTGCTCGTAGTCTTCACCAACTACACCAACCACGCGAACTTTAGAAAACAAAGAAGCCGCCAAAGAGAAGTAATTTGCAGAGCCGCCCAAGGCGCGATCTGCTTTTCCTGAAGGAGTTTGAATTGAATCGTAAGCAAGGCTTCCAACAACTAGAATTTCTGACATTTTAATAATCTCCGATTTTTTCTGCCTACACTCCGACTTCATCGGAGTAGGCTCTGTATAGTTATTGTTTAAGTTCGCTGTTTTCGCCAGCGTCTTCTGCTTCATAGCTTGCTGCATTGAGTGCCGCATTTTTCGCAGCGAATTCAAGCGCGTTTGCTGCCAACACTTCACGTTTGGACTTCGGCAAGCCCGCAAGCTTTGAATTCGAGATATCCATCGTCGCCGTG is part of the Bdellovibrio svalbardensis genome and harbors:
- a CDS encoding PfkB family carbohydrate kinase, whose amino-acid sequence is MSEILVVGSLAYDSIQTPSGKADRALGGSANYFSLAASLFSKVRVVGVVGEDYEQKDYDMLNNRGVDLAGLSKVPGKTFHWAGSYEGDMNEAKTLQTDLNVFADFNPQLPEHFKDSSFVFLANIAPELQLQVLEQVKQPKFVGMDTMNFWISIKKEALLEVVKKVNLVLINEGEAKMLTGAANAISAAPMITAMGPSAVVIKRGEYGFAMYTKEEGYFILPAMPIPTVIDPTGAGDTFAGGFFGYLAAQKNVPTVENLKQACIMGSMMASHTIQDFSVKALEKVTLGDLEKRLTAYKKVITI